From Halobacillus sp. Marseille-Q1614, the proteins below share one genomic window:
- a CDS encoding tetraprenyl-beta-curcumene synthase family protein, translating to MVKVYKDIFPRVHHELNYWKKKAECIPDLELRMQALASIDSKTFHCEGGGVYALLAGENLGEAVRFIVAYQTISDYLDNLCDRSTSMDPQDFRQLHQSMTDALTPSNELKDYYAFREEKNDGDYLQDLVKTCQDVLRQSEAYAVTEKYTTKLGYLYNDLQVHKHVKEEERLPRLMSWFETHQDMCSNLKWYEFSACTGSTLGIFCLVSYALGGEMEESLAQRIEESYFPYMQGLHILLDYYIDQEEDKEEGDLNFCSYYDHEEMMKERLVYFVKQTNHSIQSLPHRGFHEMVHEGLVGMYLADRKVKAMQHAKSFVRSMLKASGKKATFFYLNTKMYNRLRGIKAAL from the coding sequence ATGGTTAAAGTGTATAAAGACATTTTTCCACGGGTGCATCATGAGCTGAATTATTGGAAGAAAAAAGCGGAATGTATTCCTGATCTGGAGCTTCGTATGCAGGCCTTAGCCAGTATAGATTCTAAAACCTTTCACTGTGAAGGCGGAGGGGTGTATGCTTTGCTGGCTGGAGAGAACCTAGGTGAAGCGGTTCGTTTTATAGTAGCCTACCAGACAATCAGTGATTATTTAGATAATCTTTGTGACCGAAGTACGTCCATGGATCCGCAGGACTTTCGGCAGCTGCATCAATCAATGACGGATGCCTTAACTCCATCTAATGAGCTGAAGGATTATTATGCTTTTCGTGAAGAAAAAAACGACGGGGACTACCTCCAGGATTTAGTGAAAACGTGCCAAGACGTATTACGGCAATCAGAGGCTTATGCAGTCACCGAAAAATACACGACGAAGCTTGGTTATCTTTACAATGATCTTCAAGTACATAAGCATGTAAAAGAAGAAGAGAGGCTTCCTCGGTTAATGAGCTGGTTTGAAACTCATCAGGACATGTGCTCAAACCTTAAGTGGTATGAATTTTCTGCCTGTACTGGCTCTACGCTGGGGATCTTCTGCCTCGTATCGTACGCACTTGGGGGAGAGATGGAGGAATCATTGGCCCAAAGAATAGAGGAAAGCTATTTCCCATATATGCAGGGGCTCCATATTTTGCTGGATTACTATATTGATCAGGAAGAGGATAAAGAAGAAGGAGATTTAAACTTCTGCTCATATTATGATCATGAAGAAATGATGAAGGAGCGATTGGTCTATTTTGTAAAGCAGACCAATCACTCCATTCAGTCCCTTCCTCATCGCGGGTTTCACGAGATGGTTCATGAAGGGTTAGTCGGGATGTATTTAGCCGATCGTAAAGTAAAGGCGATGCAGCATGCGAAAAGCTTTGTACGATCGATGCTTAAAGCTAGCGGCAAGAAAGCGACGTTCTTCTATTTAAATACAAAAATGTACAATCGGTTGAGAGGAATAAAAGCTGCCTTATAG
- a CDS encoding class I SAM-dependent methyltransferase, whose protein sequence is MKLKRVIPFAHELMKLSLEEGDIAIDGTCGNGHDTALLGKLVGSSGHVYGYDVQKQAIDNTNNKLEKLNLKDRVSLIHDSHHKIEETIPKEHLEKLKAAIFNLGYLPGSDKKVVTSSDETISAVSAILEHLLPGGIVVLVVYHGHPGGAEEKEAVLQYAESLEQKNYQVMQYGFINQKNNPPFIIAIEKL, encoded by the coding sequence ATGAAACTAAAAAGAGTTATTCCTTTTGCACATGAACTTATGAAACTTTCCCTTGAAGAGGGTGACATAGCAATTGACGGCACTTGCGGCAATGGGCACGACACGGCTCTGCTTGGAAAGCTCGTCGGCAGCAGCGGCCATGTCTATGGATACGATGTTCAAAAGCAAGCCATTGATAACACGAACAATAAGCTGGAAAAACTAAATTTAAAAGATCGTGTTTCGCTTATTCATGACAGCCACCATAAAATAGAAGAAACAATTCCTAAAGAGCATCTTGAAAAATTAAAAGCTGCTATCTTTAACCTCGGATACCTGCCGGGCAGTGACAAAAAGGTGGTTACCAGCTCAGATGAGACGATAAGCGCCGTCTCTGCTATCCTTGAACACCTTCTTCCCGGCGGTATTGTTGTTTTAGTGGTTTATCACGGCCACCCAGGGGGAGCAGAAGAAAAAGAAGCAGTTCTTCAATATGCAGAAAGCTTAGAGCAAAAGAATTATCAGGTCATGCAATACGGGTTCATCAACCAAAAGAACAACCCGCCTTTCATCATTGCTATTGAAAAACTATAA
- the leuS gene encoding leucine--tRNA ligase produces the protein MAFDHKKIEKKWQSYWLQNETFKTNSDSHKEKFYALDMFPYPSGAGLHVGHPEGYTATDILSRMKRMQGYEVLHPIGWDAFGLPAEQYALDTGNDPAEFTAQNISTFKRQIQELGFSYDWDREVNTTDPNYYKWTQWIFLKLYEKGLAYIDEVPVNWCPALGTVLANEEVIDGKSERGGHPVERRPMKQWMLKITAYADRLLEDLEDLDWPESIKDMQRNWIGKSEGAEINFDVAHHHASFDVFTTRPDTLYGATYAVLSPEHPLVSEIVTDEHKEEVNLYVESAKNKSELERTDLAKDKTGVFTGSYAINPIDGNKLPIWVADYVLMGYGSGAIMAVPAHDERDYEFATKYDLPIIAVLEGGDVDEEAYTGDGKHINSGILNGLDKEEAIEKSIKWLEENNKGTRKTTYRLRDWLFSRQRYWGEPIPIIHWEDGSISAVPEEELPVTLPKTTEIKPSGTGESPLANIDEWVNVTDPETGLKGRRETNTMPQWAGSCWYFLRYIDPHNDEAFADFDKLKKWLPIDVYIGGAEHAVLHLLYARFWHKVLYDARVVPTKEPFQKLFNQGMILGEGNEKMSKSKGNVVNPDDIVFTHGADTLRLYEMFMGPLEASIAWSTNGLDGARRFLDRVWRLFVTDGKPSGAIVENSNDKTLEKTYHQTVQKVTENFEELRFNTGISQMMVFINEGYKANELPKAYVEGFVKLLSPVAPHLAEELWEQLGHEESVTYETWPTYDESKLVEDEVEIVVQVMGKVRAKMMVNPDASKEDLEKAALENPSVQEWLEGKTVRKVIAVPGKLVNIVAN, from the coding sequence ATGGCTTTTGATCATAAGAAAATTGAAAAGAAATGGCAGTCCTATTGGCTGCAAAACGAAACATTTAAAACAAACTCGGATTCTCATAAAGAGAAATTTTATGCATTAGATATGTTTCCTTATCCTTCAGGGGCAGGACTTCATGTCGGTCACCCGGAAGGCTATACAGCGACAGATATTTTATCCCGTATGAAGAGAATGCAGGGATATGAAGTTCTTCACCCGATCGGATGGGATGCTTTTGGTCTTCCGGCTGAACAGTATGCTCTTGATACAGGGAATGACCCGGCAGAATTTACAGCACAGAATATCAGTACTTTTAAGAGACAGATTCAGGAGCTTGGCTTCTCTTATGATTGGGATCGAGAAGTGAATACAACCGATCCTAACTACTATAAATGGACACAGTGGATCTTTTTAAAGCTTTACGAAAAAGGCCTTGCTTATATTGATGAAGTTCCTGTGAACTGGTGCCCGGCTCTGGGTACAGTGTTAGCAAACGAGGAAGTTATTGATGGTAAAAGTGAACGAGGCGGCCACCCGGTAGAGCGCCGTCCGATGAAACAGTGGATGCTTAAGATTACAGCTTATGCTGATCGTCTGCTTGAAGACTTAGAAGATCTGGACTGGCCAGAGAGCATTAAAGATATGCAGCGCAACTGGATTGGTAAATCAGAAGGAGCTGAGATTAATTTTGATGTAGCCCATCATCACGCCTCCTTCGATGTGTTCACTACTCGCCCGGACACTTTATACGGTGCAACTTATGCGGTACTGTCTCCTGAGCATCCTTTAGTAAGTGAGATAGTTACGGATGAGCATAAAGAAGAAGTGAACCTGTACGTAGAATCTGCAAAGAATAAGAGTGAGCTTGAACGAACTGATTTAGCGAAAGATAAAACAGGTGTATTTACTGGATCTTATGCGATTAACCCTATCGATGGAAATAAATTGCCGATCTGGGTCGCTGATTACGTATTAATGGGATATGGAAGCGGAGCAATTATGGCTGTTCCTGCCCATGATGAACGCGACTACGAATTTGCCACAAAATATGATTTGCCGATTATCGCCGTCCTTGAAGGCGGAGACGTAGATGAAGAAGCTTACACAGGGGATGGCAAACATATCAATTCAGGAATTCTGAACGGACTGGATAAAGAGGAAGCGATTGAAAAGTCTATTAAGTGGCTCGAAGAGAATAATAAAGGCACGAGAAAAACTACGTATCGTCTGCGCGACTGGCTGTTCAGCCGCCAGAGATACTGGGGAGAGCCAATTCCTATTATTCACTGGGAAGACGGTTCGATCTCTGCGGTACCAGAGGAAGAACTGCCTGTTACCCTTCCAAAAACAACGGAAATTAAACCATCAGGTACAGGAGAATCTCCTTTAGCTAATATTGATGAATGGGTAAATGTCACAGATCCTGAAACTGGATTGAAAGGCCGCCGCGAAACAAATACGATGCCGCAGTGGGCCGGAAGCTGCTGGTATTTTCTTCGTTATATTGATCCGCACAATGACGAAGCCTTTGCAGATTTCGATAAACTGAAGAAATGGCTGCCGATTGACGTATATATTGGAGGAGCAGAACATGCGGTTCTTCACCTTCTATACGCACGGTTCTGGCACAAGGTCCTTTACGATGCGAGAGTAGTTCCGACAAAAGAGCCGTTCCAAAAGTTGTTTAACCAGGGCATGATTCTAGGAGAAGGCAATGAAAAAATGAGTAAGTCAAAAGGAAATGTTGTAAACCCTGATGATATTGTATTTACTCATGGAGCCGACACTCTTCGTTTGTATGAAATGTTCATGGGACCTCTTGAAGCCTCTATCGCCTGGTCAACGAACGGGCTCGACGGAGCTAGAAGATTCCTTGACCGAGTATGGCGTCTGTTTGTAACAGACGGCAAGCCGTCCGGTGCTATTGTAGAAAACAGCAATGATAAAACACTTGAGAAGACGTATCATCAAACCGTGCAAAAAGTAACGGAAAACTTTGAAGAACTCAGATTTAATACAGGAATTTCTCAAATGATGGTATTTATTAATGAAGGATATAAGGCCAATGAACTGCCAAAAGCCTATGTAGAAGGTTTTGTTAAACTGCTTTCCCCTGTGGCTCCACACCTTGCAGAAGAACTGTGGGAGCAATTAGGCCATGAAGAGAGCGTCACTTACGAAACTTGGCCGACATACGATGAGTCTAAGCTGGTAGAAGATGAAGTCGAAATTGTCGTGCAGGTCATGGGTAAAGTCAGAGCTAAAATGATGGTGAACCCGGATGCTTCAAAAGAAGACTTAGAGAAAGCGGCTCTTGAGAACCCAAGCGTTCAAGAGTGGCTCGAAGGAAAAACGGTCCGCAAAGTAATCGCCGTTCCTGGAAAACTAGTCAATATTGTTGCTAATTAG
- a CDS encoding rhodanese-like domain-containing protein, translated as MSEIKVMTPEQLQKALDENKDLKIIDVREDEEVAQGMIPTATHIPLGRIPEAADSLNPEEEYVMVCRSGKRSMNASEYLKSKGIHNVNNLKGGMLDWKGEVVL; from the coding sequence ATGAGCGAAATAAAAGTAATGACTCCAGAGCAATTACAGAAAGCGTTAGACGAAAATAAAGACCTTAAGATTATAGATGTGAGAGAAGATGAAGAAGTAGCTCAAGGGATGATTCCAACAGCGACGCATATTCCGCTTGGCCGAATTCCTGAAGCTGCTGACAGCCTAAACCCTGAAGAAGAATATGTGATGGTCTGCCGTTCAGGGAAAAGAAGTATGAATGCTTCTGAGTATCTGAAATCCAAGGGTATTCATAACGTAAATAACCTTAAAGGCGGAATGCTGGATTGGAAGGGTGAAGTTGTACTTTAA
- a CDS encoding rhodanese-like domain-containing protein, whose amino-acid sequence MLELTILLVIGFIVLFSKTVYQKQNLIPVDEQSQLTDDFCVIDIRDYISAYRSPYPGAENIPLDYLPRALKGKFNCPKKILLVTDNKRGARLAARMIKRKRGKSVYYIKAV is encoded by the coding sequence ATGCTAGAATTGACCATCCTTTTAGTTATTGGTTTTATAGTTCTTTTTTCAAAAACTGTATATCAAAAGCAGAATTTAATACCTGTGGATGAACAGTCTCAATTAACGGATGATTTTTGTGTCATCGATATTAGGGACTATATTTCAGCTTATCGATCCCCTTATCCGGGAGCAGAAAATATACCACTGGATTATTTGCCCCGCGCTTTAAAAGGAAAATTTAATTGTCCAAAAAAAATCCTTTTAGTTACAGATAACAAAAGAGGGGCCCGGCTGGCAGCGCGTATGATCAAGAGGAAACGCGGCAAGTCGGTATATTATATTAAGGCCGTTTGA